A window from Brachyhypopomus gauderio isolate BG-103 chromosome 6, BGAUD_0.2, whole genome shotgun sequence encodes these proteins:
- the chtopa gene encoding chromatin target of PRMT1a → MSSPSTQKVVLKSTTKVSLNERFTNMMKNKQPTAVSIRATMQQQHMASARNRRLAQQMENRPSVQAALQHKQSLKQRLGKSNIQARLGRPIGPLMRGGVGGRGFAVGGLRGATRGLRSRGRGGVMRGALALRGAGPLRGRGAAGRMGLRRGMRQRGGVTGRGALLAGRGVGRGAPGLRGRGGLRGRGGFLGRGRGRGRGRGTGRPVVTREQLDNQLDAYMSKTKGHLDAELDAYMAQADPESME, encoded by the exons ATGAGTTCACCCTCTACTCAAAAAGTCGTGCTGAAAAGCACCACCAAGGTGTCGCTGAATGAGCG CTTCACTAACATGATGAAGAACAAGCAGCCGACCGCCGTTAGCATCAGAGCCACCATGCAGCAGCAACACATGGCCAGTGCTCGCAACCGCCGCCTCGCCCAGCAGATGGAGAACAGGCCCTCTGTGCAGGCCGCCCTGCAGCACAAACAG AGCCTGAAGCAGCGGCTTGGGAAGAGCAACATTCAGGCCCGGCTGGGGCGGCCCATCGGCCCGTTGATGCGGGGGGGTGTGGGAGGACGTGGCTTTGCTGTGGGAGGACTGCGTGGAGCTACACGGGGCCTGAGGAGCAGAGGAAGAGGTGGTGTCATGAGAGGAGCATTGGCTCTTAGAG gtgcggggcccctgaggggcagaggggctgctGGCCGCATGGGTCTACGGCGGGGCATGAGGCAGAGGGGCGGAGTCACTGGGAGAGGAGCGCTTCTGGCTGGACGAGGAGTGGGACGTGGAGCACCAGGACTACGAG GGCGTGGAGGTCTGCGTGGTCGTGGGGGCTTCCTTGGGcggggccgtgggcggggcAGAGGCAGAGGAACCGGCCGTCCTGTTGTGACGAGGGAGCAACTGGACAATCAGCTGGATGCCTATATGTCAAAGACCAAAGGCCATCTGGACGCGGAGCTGGACGCGTACATGGCTCAGGCAGACCCTGAGAGTATGGAGTGA
- the snapin gene encoding SNARE-associated protein Snapin produces MAAPAVAETPSGKDAIAEGLLQLLKPAVQQLDLHVHSVRESQVELREHIDNLAAELCRINEHQKVALDLDPYVKKLLNARRRVVLVNNILQNAQERLRRLNHNVAKETARRKTMLETSGAFSTRPPSKQ; encoded by the exons ATGGCGGCGCCTGCTGTCGCAGAAACCCCTTCAGGGAAAGATGCGATTGCAGAAGGTCTCCTTCAGTTATTGAAACCAGCAGTGCAGCAGCTTGACCTACATGTTCATTCAGTGAG GGAGAGTCAAGTGGAACTTAGAGAACATATTGACAATTTGGCAGCAG AGTTATGTAGAATTAATGAACACCAGAAGGTGGCCCTTGATTTAGATCCCTATGTTAAGAAACTGCTAAATGCAAGGCGCAGAGTGGTTCTGGTCAACAACATACTGCAGAATGCTCAA GAGCGTTTGCGGAGGTTGAATCATAACGTGGCTAAGGAGACCGCTCGCAGAAAGACTATGCTTGAAACATCTGGAGCATTTTCCACTCGGCCTCCTAGCAAGCAGTGA
- the smad10a gene encoding mothers against decapentaplegic homolog 4, whose translation MSVNPPSSSDACLSIVHSLMCHRQGGENEGFAKRAIESLVKKLKEKKDELDSLITAITTNGVHPSKCVTIQRTLDGRLQVAGRKGFPHVIYARLWRWPDLHKNELKHVKFCQYAFDLKYDNVCVNPYHYERVVSPGIVGLSLQNTGPSGRLIKEEYIHDCIQMDVPPGLTPQPDHQGAMKLPPPEHYGQPLPPLQLPPEPARGPPPITLYPSIPVSPTASGSMISMQGGHGEGLLQIASPQGQVMTPTPPPSTPTHGPPQPPAPQQAPPNQSSYNGSKHSTQTQGSFHTTWTGSSTASYTPAGPQQQSGRTHQPPLHHPHFWSQHHSSSAFPTPVSNHPGPEFWCSITYFEMDVQVGEMFKVQASCPVVTVDGYVDPSGGDRFCLGQLSNVHRTDASERARLHIGKGVQLECRGEGDVWMRCLSDHAVFVQSYYLDREAGRAPGDAVHKIYPGAYIKVFDLRQCHRQMQQQAATAQAAAAAQAAAVAGNIPGPGSVGGIAPAISLSAAAGIGVDDLRRLCILRLSFVKGWGPDYPRQSIKHTPCWVEVHLHRALQLLDEVLHTMPLADPGPSN comes from the exons ATGTCGGTGAACCCCCCCAGCAGTAGCGACGCCTGCCTCAGCATCGTGCACAGCCTGATGTGCCATCGGCAGGGCGGCGAGAACGAGGGCTTCGCCAAGCGCGCCATCGAGAGCCTCGTGAAGAAgctgaaggagaagaaggatgaGCTGGACTCCCTCATCACCGCCATCACCACCAACGGCGTGCACCCCAGCAAGTGTGTCACCATCCAGAGAACCCTGGACGGACGCCTCCAG gtggcaGGACGTAAAGGCTTCCCCCACGTGATCTACGCTCGCCTCTGGCGCTGGCCGGACCTCCACAAAAACGAGCTGAAGCACGTCAAGTTCTGCCAGTATGCCTTCGACCTCAAGTACGACAACGTGTGCGTGAACCCCTACCACTACGAGAGGGTGGTGTCCCCCGGCATCG TGGGCCTCAGTCTTCAGAACACTG GTCCCTCCGGCAGGCTGATTAAGGAGGAATACATTCATGACTGCATTCAGATGGACGTGCCTCCGGGTCTCACACCCCAGCCCGACCACCAGGGGGCGATGAAGCTCCCGCCTCCGGAGCACTACGGCCAGCCTCTGCCCCCCTTGCAGCTGCCCCCAGAGCCTGCGCGGGGCCCCCCACCCATCACCCTCTACCCCAGCATCCCCGTCTCCCCCACTG cgtCAGGCTCTATGATATCCATGCAGGGTGGTCATGGCGAGGGCCTCCTACAGATCGCCTCTCCACAGGGTCAGGTCATGACCCCAACGCCTCCTCCTTCCACCCCCACGCACGGCCCCCCCCAGCCCCCTGCCCCCCAGCAGGCCCCCCCCAACCAGAGCAGCTACAACGGCTCCAAACACTCCACCCAGACCCAGGGCTCCTTCCACA CTACGTGGACGGGCAGCAGCACGGCCTCCTACACCCCAGCAGGACCCCAGCAGCAGAGCGGGCGAacccaccagccccccctccaccacccccacttcT GGTCTCAGCACCACAGCTCTTCAGCGTTCCCCACACCCGTCTCCAACCACCCAG GGCCGGAGTTCTGGTGCTCCATCACGTACTTCGAGATGGATGTGCAGGTGGGGGAGATGTTTAAGGTGCAGGCAAGCTGCCCCGTGGTGACGGTGGATGGCTACGTAGATCCTTCGGGTGGAGACCGCTTCTGCCTGGGCCAACTGAGTAACGTGCACCGCACTGACGCCAGCGAACGCGCCAG GTTGCACATTGGTAAAGGAGTGCAGCTGGAATGTCGCGGCGAGGGAGACGTGTGGATGCGTTGCCTTAGCGACCACGCCGTCTTCGTCCAGAGCTACTACCTGGACCGGGAGGCGGGCCGGGCCCCGGGAGACGCCGTTCACAAGATCTACCCGGGTGCCTACATCAAG GTGTTCGACCTCAGGCAGTGTCACCGTCAGATGCAGCAGCAGGCCGCCACTGCACAAGCAGCTGCTGCAGCCCAAGCTGCTGCCGTCGCGGGGAACATCCCGGGACCGGGCAGTGTGGGGGGCATCGCACCTGCTATCA GTCTGTCTGCGGCGGCCGGTATTGGTGTGGACGACCTGCGGCGTCTCTGTATCCTGCGCCTGAGCTTCGTGAAGGGCTGGGGGCCCGACTACCCCCGCCAGAGCATCAAACACACCCCctgctgggtggaggtgcaCCTGCACCGCGCCCTGCAGCTGCTGGACGAGGTGCTGCACACCATGCCCCTGGCAGACCCCGGCCCGTCCAACTGA